A genome region from Acidobacteriota bacterium includes the following:
- the grpE gene encoding nucleotide exchange factor GrpE — MAEKRDVERIPVKDKRRFTPEGELRPDAEIEREQEAVEEAAGPEPAAAALEAAEARARAAEERLAQFQEAFQRYREEQERIRERLERDRQARVDEAIGRVFARILEALDNLDRALEFAEEGPLKKGVLLVRQQILDAMRQEGLERIDVEGRPFDPRVAEAVGVEPVGEEERHDVVTEELRAGYRFKDQVLRPAQVRVGRRQEEG, encoded by the coding sequence ATGGCGGAGAAGCGAGACGTGGAGCGGATCCCGGTCAAGGACAAGCGACGGTTCACCCCGGAGGGAGAATTGAGACCCGACGCCGAAATCGAACGCGAGCAGGAGGCCGTGGAGGAGGCGGCCGGCCCGGAACCCGCCGCCGCGGCGCTGGAGGCCGCGGAGGCGAGGGCCCGCGCCGCGGAGGAGCGCCTCGCCCAGTTCCAGGAGGCGTTCCAGCGCTATCGCGAGGAGCAGGAGCGGATCCGCGAGCGGCTCGAGCGGGACCGGCAGGCGCGAGTGGACGAGGCGATCGGCCGCGTCTTCGCACGGATCCTCGAGGCGCTGGACAATCTCGACCGGGCCCTCGAGTTCGCCGAGGAGGGACCGCTCAAGAAGGGCGTCTTGCTCGTGCGCCAGCAGATCCTGGACGCCATGCGCCAGGAGGGCCTGGAGCGGATCGACGTCGAGGGCCGGCCGTTCGACCCGCGGGTGGCGGAGGCGGTCGGCGTGGAGCCCGTGGGTGAGGAGGAGCGGCACGACGTGGTCACCGAGGAGCTGCGCGCCGGCTACCGGTTCAAGGACCAGGTTCTCAGGCCGGCCCAGGTCCGCGTCGGCCGCCGTCAGGAGGAGGGCTGA
- a CDS encoding DUF1501 domain-containing protein, whose protein sequence is MRRRHSNRPWPELPGRRILARPRACGIGSRRVRDDRHRWDRRGSPLRLLLAAWIAAAAGCAVLRPGPVPPPGPNILLVVADDLGLQAGAYGETLVRTPALDALAREGVLFERAYATTGICCPSRAAIYTGRYPHGIGMLGFVGDGFRLDPGVPTVAELARRAGSFAAGAGKLHAAPADAFPWARPWTSFRQGDTAGIAKIAGRLLDAAARRGRPFFLMINPHDPHEPSEQQPEFPLPRPVRLAPDKLTVPGFVVVKRATRIRLSKYNRRVERFDRTLAALLAELDRRGLARSTAVFVTSDHGPPFDGAKRTLYEPGVRVPLVVRWPGRLPAGRRVPVPVSLVDLAPTFAEIMGMRPDPRADGVSLLPLLEGRSEEHPPVFGTHTYSRGFQYYPQRSIVAGRYKFIRNLRPDVEFRLGNGGTPGEIDRSPENLARLARLVIRPAEELYDLEEDPGERRNLAEDPARAATLAALRAELRAFLARTRDPLLALWDRAPGDPDPFQPERAGGQPWRARWLPESIRKLLPRPAAAP, encoded by the coding sequence GTGCGCCGGCGTCATTCTAACCGCCCGTGGCCGGAGCTCCCCGGCCGGCGTATTCTCGCGCGGCCGCGGGCTTGCGGGATCGGAAGCCGAAGGGTGAGGGACGATCGACACCGATGGGATCGCCGGGGATCGCCCCTCCGGCTCCTCCTGGCCGCCTGGATCGCCGCCGCGGCTGGCTGCGCCGTGCTCCGGCCCGGGCCCGTCCCGCCGCCGGGGCCCAACATCCTCCTCGTCGTGGCCGACGACCTCGGCCTTCAGGCCGGCGCGTACGGCGAGACGCTGGTGCGGACGCCCGCCCTCGACGCTCTCGCGCGCGAAGGCGTCCTCTTCGAGCGCGCCTACGCGACGACCGGGATCTGCTGCCCCAGTCGCGCTGCGATCTACACGGGCCGCTATCCCCACGGGATCGGCATGCTCGGCTTCGTCGGCGACGGGTTCCGGCTCGATCCGGGGGTGCCGACGGTCGCTGAGCTCGCCCGCCGGGCGGGTTCCTTCGCGGCGGGCGCGGGCAAACTCCACGCCGCGCCCGCCGACGCTTTCCCCTGGGCGCGGCCATGGACGTCCTTCCGTCAGGGCGACACGGCGGGGATCGCGAAGATCGCCGGACGCCTGCTCGACGCGGCGGCGCGCCGGGGCCGCCCGTTCTTCCTGATGATCAACCCGCACGATCCCCACGAACCCTCGGAGCAGCAACCGGAGTTCCCGCTCCCCCGGCCGGTACGCCTGGCGCCGGACAAGCTGACCGTTCCCGGATTCGTGGTGGTCAAGCGGGCGACCCGGATCCGCCTTTCGAAATACAACCGGCGCGTCGAGCGGTTCGACCGAACGCTCGCCGCCCTCCTCGCGGAACTCGACCGGCGCGGCCTGGCCCGGAGCACGGCCGTTTTCGTGACCAGCGATCACGGTCCTCCCTTCGACGGAGCCAAGCGCACCCTGTACGAGCCGGGGGTTCGAGTTCCGCTCGTGGTCCGGTGGCCCGGCCGCCTCCCGGCCGGCCGGCGCGTTCCGGTCCCGGTGAGCCTCGTCGATCTGGCGCCGACCTTCGCGGAGATCATGGGGATGCGGCCCGACCCGCGGGCGGACGGCGTCTCGCTCCTGCCCCTGCTCGAAGGCCGCTCCGAGGAGCACCCGCCGGTGTTCGGCACGCACACCTACTCGCGGGGCTTCCAGTACTACCCCCAGCGGAGCATCGTCGCCGGCCGTTACAAGTTCATCCGGAACCTCCGGCCCGACGTCGAGTTCCGCCTCGGCAACGGCGGCACACCGGGGGAGATCGACCGGTCTCCCGAGAACCTCGCCCGGCTGGCGCGGCTGGTGATCCGCCCGGCCGAGGAGCTGTACGACCTGGAGGAGGATCCGGGCGAACGCCGCAACCTCGCGGAAGACCCGGCCCGCGCCGCCACGCTCGCCGCGCTCCGGGCGGAGCTGCGAGCGTTCCTCGCCCGCACCCGCGATCCCCTGCTCGCTCTGTGGGACCGGGCCCCCGGCGATCCCGATCCCTTCCAGCCGGAGCGAGCCGGCGGGCAGCCGTGGCGGGCCCGCTGGCTCCCGGAATCGATCCGCAAGCTCCTCCCCCGCCCCGCAGCCGCGCCCTGA
- the rfbD gene encoding dTDP-4-dehydrorhamnose reductase, with amino-acid sequence MTSDTAPPGGTTRPLRPLILGAGGLVGSALGEYFERRYPDTVSATRVELDITDRWRLEAELERLQPNVVINAAALADVDRCEADPLAARRINEEGPANLAAACAGARCKVVHISTDYVFDGNARREYDEADPPNPINVYGVTKLRGEMAVLERLPDALVVRTSFVFGPGRPTFADRILEALRRGERVRAVPQWINKPTHTGEIAAGVERLLLAGETGLWHVASSPAVDKLTFARKVAELAGFDPGSIEAVPPEALGLRAPRPLRTPLSTARYEARFGPVLGGWEAALAAHLAAR; translated from the coding sequence ATGACTTCGGACACGGCGCCTCCAGGGGGGACCACCCGCCCGCTCCGCCCGCTGATCCTCGGAGCGGGCGGTCTGGTGGGGTCCGCGCTCGGCGAGTACTTCGAGCGCCGGTATCCCGACACGGTCTCGGCGACCCGGGTCGAGCTCGACATCACCGACCGGTGGCGTCTCGAGGCGGAGCTGGAGCGGCTCCAGCCGAACGTCGTCATCAATGCCGCCGCGCTCGCCGACGTCGACCGCTGCGAGGCCGACCCGCTTGCGGCCCGCCGCATCAACGAGGAGGGACCGGCGAACCTGGCTGCCGCCTGCGCGGGCGCTCGTTGCAAGGTGGTCCACATCTCCACCGACTACGTCTTCGATGGAAACGCGCGCAGAGAGTACGACGAAGCCGATCCGCCCAACCCGATCAACGTCTACGGGGTGACGAAGCTGCGCGGCGAGATGGCCGTGCTCGAGCGCCTCCCGGACGCGCTCGTCGTCCGGACGTCGTTCGTCTTCGGTCCGGGACGGCCGACCTTCGCCGACCGCATCCTGGAGGCGCTGCGCCGCGGCGAGCGGGTCCGCGCGGTGCCCCAGTGGATCAACAAGCCGACGCACACGGGCGAGATCGCCGCGGGCGTCGAGCGGCTGCTCCTGGCCGGGGAGACCGGGCTGTGGCACGTGGCCTCGTCGCCCGCGGTGGACAAGCTGACCTTCGCCAGGAAAGTCGCCGAGCTCGCGGGGTTCGATCCCGGGAGCATCGAGGCCGTTCCGCCCGAGGCGCTCGGACTGCGCGCCCCGCGCCCGCTGCGGACCCCCCTCTCCACGGCCCGCTACGAAGCGCGCTTCGGTCCCGTCCTCGGAGGCTGGGAGGCGGCGCTCGCCGCCCACCTGGCGGCCCGTTGA